The DNA segment TGGATAGGAGCTGTCTTCTCCTGGATTTCTTTTGCCATCCAGCTTGTCCAGGGAGCTGAATCACCCTTTGACAATGTAAGTAGATGAATAACCACAAAGTGAGTATTTGACCCTGTGACAATCTAAGTAATTTAAATACTACACAGTTACTCAGTAACTACAAGGATGCCTCTTACTCTTGAAGGACTCTCCCTCTACGACTGAACACTTCTGATAAAACCTCAAATACCTGTCATACCACTTCTGTCTAGAGAGTAACTATGCAAAGCTTTTGTAACCACTGGCCATAATTGCAATACTTGAGTACTCACAAGAGCAATAATGAAGTCCACAAAGAACTCCAAAGTCTTTGATTAATTCCCTTATGAGTTACACTCTGCTAGAAGTATGATTTGTTTGGGCTTGTGTCAGGTACAGTTCAGAGAAAGCTTTTAGAGACATGGGAACCTTGCTATTAAAAGCCCTTTTTATAATCAAAAAGCTTTACTAGATCACTTGCAGGGCAACACTTGAAAACTCTTTTCTTCAACCATCTTTTAAACTGACCAATACCTCATTTTTGAAGTCTGCTGAAGCAACAGAGAACTGCGATTTATTCCAGCAGAGGAATTGCTGAACACTTGTCTTGAATTAACTGGATTATACCTTTTATTCATTAGCTCTACCTTGGAGTGGTCCTGGCCCTGGTTGTCATCCTCACTGGAATCTTTGCTTACTATCAAGAAGCCAAAAGCACCAACATCATGGCCAGCTTCAGCAAGATGATCCCCCAGGTGAGAACCACCGAGATGAGAGTTCACCCCAACAACGctccttggagcagcaggagcacaacGAGCCCAACCTCTTGGCAGGAGGTGCAGAGGGTGATCTTTTTGTCACACTTATGTCTTTCAGCAAGCTCTTGTCATCAGAGATGCAGAGAAGAAGGAGCTGCCAGCGGACCAGCTGGTGGTTGGAGACCTCGTGGAGATCAAGGGCGGGGACAGGATCCCAGCGGACATTCGCCTCATCTCCGCTCAGGGCTGCAaggtgagctgggctgggaagggcacagggaaagggggaaaacagggcTTAGGGGCTTGGATTACACAGAAAGAATTTCTGCACGACCAGGCAGGACTTGGAAGGGcacagggaaagagggaaggcaGAGTTTAGAGGCTTTTATTACACAGAAAGAATTTCTGCACGCCCAACAGGACCTGTTAGAGCTCTAATAGATATAATCTGGTTAAATCAGAGAGCAAAGCTATGCTGTGATGCTCATCTAGGACTAACATCTCCACTCCCTGAACATCAAAAGAAACCATTAGGTCCATACCACATTCTAGCAACGCTCTTTGCCAGGACAGAGGCAGATACACCAATACATCGTTAAGAGCCTCCACAGACCCGGAAAGAAGGTTTTCAaaccatgttttctttcaggcttCTACTGAAAATCCCTCTGACAGACACACAGCATTGACTGAACTGAATTCCCACAGAAATAGTCTCTGTCAGTGACAGCAGAACTCAGAGAAAAGGCACTGAGAGGTTTTTGTGGCCCTGTCACTGGTTATTAAATGTGCTGCCACCGTGCCTTCTGGGCCAGACATCACTGTGTGTTACTAACCTTAACATGGGCATGTCTCCATTTCATTAAAGGTGGACAATTCTTCACTCACAGGGGAATCAGAGCCACAGTCCCGCTCCTGTGACTTCACCCACGAGAACCCCTTGGAGACCAGGAACATCGCCTTCTACTCCACCACCTGTGTGGAAGGTGGGTGCAGAGACAAGGGCCTCCAGAAAGGGTCCTGCTAAATCACTGAAGCAGTTCTGCTGCAAGGAACACCAGGGGGGTTTAATTGCTCACAAGAAACTACTGTCCcaagcagaacaaaataaaaccttaagCACTGGGATGGTCACAGTATCAACCAGCAGGGCTTTGTCTGAACAGTACTCTGGTCATGCGTGCAACGATCAATTAATTGTGGCTTCCCTGTGGGTTTTCCATCAATAATCCTTTGGACTGTCAAGCTGCAGGTGCCTCTAAGAACctgtctgtcctggagctgaCAGTTCTCCCTGTCTCTGCAGGCACTGCCACTGGCATTGTCATCAACACCGGGGACCGCACCATCATCGGCCGCATCGCCTCGCTCGCCTCGGGCGTGGGCAACGAGAAAACCCCCATCGCCATCGAGATCGAGCACTTCGTGTTCCTGGTGGCAGGAGTGGCCGTCTCCGTCGGGGTGCTCTTCTTCATCATATCTGTCTCCATGAGGTACCAGATTCTGGACTCCATCATCTTCCTCATCGGCATCATCGTGGCCAACGTGCCCGAGGGACTGCTGGCCACGGTGACGGTGAGTCCGGGCTCGGGTGCCACTCCAGTTCTTGTCTGAGTTGTCTTTGAAAGAgggagtggggtttttttcccccatggaACTGAAAGGATAAACACTTCATTTGGGAATTCCTGCATAACCGAGTCATTAATCCTAAAACCAACAATCCAGTTTGAAATGAGGTTCTTCAAGGACCGTTCTGCCTCAATCGCTGACCAGCAGAATGACACGACCCATTTCCCCACAGCCTGTTCCCATTTGGAAAGGAGGACATTGTACCCTAAAAGATGCATGGAAACTCCACTTACTAACACATCTGTGGCATCACTGAAATCCctggctgaggagcagcactgctgagcactggTAGCTCTAAAGCACCAGCAGCAGTGCAATAATGAAGAGAATCATTTCAGGATTCGTTAAGTTGGTGACCAGGAGCTCTCCCCGTTGTAGGTTCTTCCAGCTAAAACAGCCTCTTAACTGCTAAGACATTCTTATTTCTATCAGCAGGCAAGCAGGTTCCTCTCAGCATTGAATGCACTTGTGCAGGTTACAGCCAAACCttaaggtttaaaaaaagagagaaaaaaacccgcACTGTAGTCaatcaaaagtgaaaaaattcaaatgttctcttccaaaaacaaaacccacaacaaatCCCAGGAGTATGTAAGCTCACTGCACCCCTCTAATCATCTCTCACTAACAGCTGGACTTCTTTGCTCCTGCCAGGTGAGTCTGTCCCTGACAGCCAAGCGCATGGCCAAGAAGAACTGTTTGGTGAAGAACTTGGAAGCTGTGGAAACTCTGGGTTCTACCTCCATCATCTGCTCTGACAAGACAGGGACCCTCACCCAGAACAGGATGACTGTGGCTCACCTCTGGTTTGACAATCAGATCTACTCAGCAGACACCAGTGAAGACCAGACAAGTAAATGTGGCAATGGGGGATGTGGGAAGGGACAAATCCTTGGATCAGACCTGGGATGTTCACACCTACTGGCTGCCAAACTGGTGCCAATGGGAATGTCTTCTGTAGTTAAACCAGACATGTTCTGCTACACAGATGTGCAAAGTCCCTTCTTAGACACGTAGAGAtgtgaaaataagaattaataTTTGAACTCCACTCACAGGAAGTAAGTCTGGAGGAGGTTCTTCTCCAGAGCTTTTTGCCAACAGTACATTTAGGAGGGAAATGAACAGAGGAACAGAATCTGAACAGCTTCACCAGCACTGTTAACTGATGGATGGAAAAGTTTGagccaaaatgtttttctctaaaAGAACCTGTCGAAAGAgcaactttttttctgcaaatacaCCAATTCCGCTGTTTCACACTTAAGCTTCTACCTCTATCCCATAATGTGCCATAGGGTGCAATGATCCCATGTGTGTTTTgcttctcccagcccagccctttGATCAAACCTCTCCGTCGTGGACAGCGTTATCCAAAATCGTGACTCTCTGCAACCGGGCGGAATTCCGGCCAGGCCAGGAGAACCTCCCCATAATGAAGGTATTGCCCACTTCACACCACCttatttcccttcctctgaGGGGACAATTTGTTCTGCTCAGCTTTAGGAATCTCTGAGTTCCCATTGACAGTGGTATTACTGCTGTACACTCACAAAACACTTAACACAGGGGAAAAACCCCACGCAGCCAAGAGTAGGgaattatggaatcacagaggaTCCTAAACTGGAAGGGATTCACCAATCCAGCTCCTGGTTCTGCACAGGATATCCCCAAGAATCCATGTCTGggagtattgtccaaacacagCTGTGCCTGTGAGGGAAAAGGCAATACAGGCAGCAAGAATCTCTACACTAATAATTACTACGCTATTAATTTAATATAGCAAAGGTAAACATGCCTTAATGAGTGTCTTTACACTTGACTGCTTGAAGGCAGTAAATTCCAGTGACCACACGACCAGAACACATCCCTGATTTCTGCTGTTTACTCACCAATGCCTTCCTCAAAGTAATTTGGATTTGTGCCTCAGTTAGGTCACCTAGAACTGTGTCACAAAGCCACCACACAAACATGAGGGTGCCCACAAATCTGCTTTCCAGAATCAAACATTGATTTTCTCTTGGCTGTAGCTCAGCTCTAACTCCAAGGCCAGGCATTCCAAATTTTTGCTGTCACAATTTTCCGGGACAGCTTGAAGATTCATTGTAGATTTGTTGCtgctaaagcagaaaaatgtgttattGAATCATAGAAGTGGTAAAAAATTACTACAAAAAGTATAAACTGTTCCTTCTTTTGTGCACACAGAGAGTCGTGGTGGGAGATGCCTCTGAAACAGCTCTGCTTAagttttctgaagtaattttggGTGATGTCATGGACATCAGAGCACGGAACAAGAAAGTGGCTGAAATTCCTTTCAACTCTACCAACAAATTCCAggtgtgtttcattttttggaATTCATTTTATGCCGGATTTTTCCCAGCTTAAACCATTTCTACCACTGGGTCTAATACAACTATTTGTGACCCGGAAGCCTTAATGCAGTAAACTCAATGATACAGGAAATTTAAGTTATAATAACAAGCATAATACATTTGATGGAATGTAGGATATCCTCGTGGAAGAGAACATTCCTTCCATGGAAAACTAGAAGCAAAAAAGGACCATTTCTGCTCTTTCAACCCATTTCCCATTCCTGGCACACAGCTCTCCATCCACGAGACCGACGACCCCAGTGACAAACGCTTCCTGCTGGTGATGAAAGGGGCCCCAGAGAGGATTTTGGAGAGGTGCAGCACCATCATGATCAACGGCAAGGAGGAACCACTGGACAGCGAGAAGGCAGAAGCTTTCCAGACAGCCTACATGGAGCTGGGGGGCATGGGAGAGAGAGTGCTGGGTGAGTCCAGCTCGAGGGGCTGCCTgagaactgcaggaaaatgggatttaaaGTCTTGGCACATCCAGTATGTCTGGAAAAACGGTTGAGTGCTCTGGAGTTCTACGGGCAAGAGCAAACCCTGGTGTCACACAGCAAaactctcctccttctcccGCTGTGCATCACATCACACCAACCCGAGTTTCTTTTCAGGTTTCTGCCACTTGTACCTGCCTGAAAACGAGTTTCCAGACACCTACCAGTTCGACACCGATTCCATGAACTTCCCAACCTCCAACCTGTGCTTTGTTGGGCTCTTATCCATGATTGACCCACCCCGTTCCACGGTGCCAGACGCCGTCTCCAAATGCCGCAGTGCCGGGATCAAGGTAGGGGTTTTACAGGCAAAACCACAGTGATCCTACACAAATACTAGGGATAATAGAGCTTTTAAGAACTTCCACCACGTTGTCATGAAGTATCTTTCTAGCAGCAGCCCCCAAAAATCTGAACATTCGTTAATAACACCCTAGAACTGTAACTTAAAGAAACTACCAGAGGCAAAACGGTTTAACTTAAGTGGGAATTCGGCAACAGGAACTGCACAGAACCCCAAAACTGGGAATCCAAATTTGCCAAAGCTCAGATAGGGCCTCGTCAGACCCATTGCAAGAATACAGAAGCCATGCCAGCTGTAATTACTTGTAAACAGAGTAAGGTGACAGAAGCAACTCTTGAGAAGGCATCAGGACACCAGGGCTACACTTGCCAAGAACTTTAACCCACAGGAATCACAAATCTCAAAACTGTTCAGGTTGAATGTGAAACAATAATTCCCCTCATTTCACTCTGAGGGGATCCACAGGTAAACTTTCAGCTCCAAGCAGAGGTGAGATCTGTCTAAGTAAAGGAAAATCATCTTTGGAATTGCAAATCTCAGATGAGATGAATCCCAAGCCTGATAAAATTTTCTATAGTCTGAGGACAGATCTGGCagcttttcttcaagaaaaaaaaaagaaaaggctgtgtCTTATCTGTCAGGACACCTCAGTCACAAGGATCCATTTTAAGATGCAATATTCTAAGGAGCTCTCACCATTGAACATACTCAGTATAGACCCTTATATAAAGGCTTCTTAATTCTGCATTATTCTCACCTTGCTGCCTGTGACAAGTTCTTCCTTTACAGCCCTGATAAAACAGCCTCAATAAGGAGAGTCAGAGTCCTGATGTCGACGTGGAGCTCAGTAATTACTGCCCATAGTCTCCCTTTGTTATTCACATAGCACAGCTTTCCCACCCTAAACTGCTTCCGGGGCTTGCAACAATAGATATTCCACCTTATCTCACTCCAGCCAGGGCATATCTGTTTGTCACTCACCCCGGTGCTTGTCCCTTGCCCAGGTTATCATGGTCACTGGCGACCATCCCATCACGGCCAAGGCCATTGCCAAGAGCGTGGGCATCATTTCAGCCACCAGTGAGACCGTGGAGGACATTGCCAAGCGCCTCAACATTCCCGTGGAGCAAGTCAACAGGAGGTAAGAGCAAACAGGGCACAGGGAATACCTGTGGGCTCgttttcctgctccctccacGGAGCTTCTACAGCCCAGTTCTACACCCACCTGccttctgctcttctgttcCATGCCACGTTCCCAGTTGTGTCCATCCAATGTGCCATCCCTACCCAAACAACTCGCTGGCTctcatcttttttcctcaaagaaaacCCAGCAAATTATCCTTTGCAGATCACGTTTGATTCACTGTCACAGCCCTTTTGACAAAACACACATAAAGCAAAATTCAGAATCACGCTACCCAAGGACCATCAGTCCAAATTCCTCTTTCACCCActaaacctgaaaaaaaaaatagcagcacGAAAGAAGGATAAAAGCTCTTTATAGAAGAGATGTCTTCCCCTTctgctgtccctccctcccactgAGAGGcctctttaaaatgcattttctgctgctcGGGAGGAAGCTTCAATGACTCCCCTCTGTATCCAGGTAACTGTAATTCACTCCTCACTTCTGCGGCGCCTTTCATTCAACACCTGCTGATTAACAACAAACTGCTTCCGAAATTACCTCAATTTGCTGCTTCCCCACTATCCAGCTGCATTTACACGCTTTCCACGAGTGCACTATTTTTATCTGAGCCTTTTAATTCGAAAATTCACCCCGctctcccccccccaccccggctCTCGCAGGGAAGCTACAGCAGCCGTGGTTAATGGGATGGAGCTGAAGGACATGAACTCGGAGCAGCTGGATGAGATCCTGTGTAACCACTCCGAGATAGTCTTTGCTCGGACATCGCCCCAGCAGAAGCTGATTATAGTCGAGGGCTGCCAGAGGCAGGTGAGTAAGAGGTGGGGAAGGTTCCATGCCCTTCAGGAGCTTTCCCCGGGCATCAGCCGCGTGGTGAGAGGGTGGAAGGCaattcccagtgctccctgagctctgtttATACTCTTTGCACTGAGCAGGAACATTATCTACCAGATTGCCACCAACACTGCCTGGACAGAATCCAAGCCACTCAGATCCCTGCTACACACTCTGAACTCCTGCTGACAAAATGAGCTTTCCCTGGGCTTCGCTGGCTTGGAGCTGTAGCCAGGGTCTGGATTTTGGATCTAACTCTgagaagcagctgtgctgcacataAAGCCTCCTGGGTAGAGACTGCACTGCTTGGGAAGCTGCCTTCCCTCAGGAATCCTTTCAGCCCAGATAAAAGCAACACCCTGCCACATCCTCTCATTTTATCTCAtgtgctgctgcccacaggAATGTTCAGGGGTGAGGTGGGTTAggggtggacttggcagtgctgggttaacaggTTGGACTTGTGGAACTTAAAGCTCTAGAGGATTTATGATTCTAAAGGTATGAACCCCACAAATTGTCACGGTGTGATTTATTCACGACCAAGCCTTATGTCTGGGGCTTTCAAAGGCTGTAAATCAACCCACAGAAAGCAGGATTTAAAGACAGTTTGTCCCATCCACGGGCAAAATTATGTAAAGGAGTGTGGAGTGCAGCCAGCACAGGAGGCAGAGAAATGACACCTACAGAGCTCTGTAAAAGATGCAAATTGCCATCAAAAGATCCTCCCTTCAGAAATGACATCTTCCAGGTAGATGCTGTGAATCAAAGCTGAttcacagtgctgtgcctgGACTTGGTAGAGAAGACATGGCACAAGACATTATTTTAGTTCTGTAGTTATGCCAGCACTAAGCTTTCCAATCAGCATTATCAGCTCGTTGGGTTTAAGCCTGGGCTGCTttcaggaggggaggggggggaagataaaaaagagatgaaatggAAACATCTTATTTTTTGAATGGTCTCTCTTTGGCACGTGGTGGGTAAAtgtgctctgcactgctcaGACACCCACACTCCTGGGAGATTTGGCTCTTTAAAGGATGGAAAGGAACACCCTCCCCTCTCAAAATCAGCCTCCATGCTATGTTTGGTGCTCAGAGCTTATAAGCCCTTCTGTACATGGCATTATTTATAGGTAGTGACACTGAGCTAAATCCCCCTAGGGACAGGACACTCAGCATTTCTATTAATCACTTTGTCAGGCTTTTTCTCACTTGGAACACCCTGTATTGCATCAAACCACAAACTCCTGCATCAGCTAGAGCAGGACCTTTAGCTGCAGGATAGTTCCACGGGAAGATAACAAAGAAGCTGAGCTGGATAAGCAGAGTTTTCCATCTTTTGGATTACTGGAGCAATTCTAGCCCAGGCTGGTGATGGCCAGGAGGTGTTGGGGTAGGATGGGAATGGGCTCTCACTCAGCAGTTACATGATTTACAATGAGGATGAAACCTGGCTGATTCTGTAGGTACCtcacaaaacaaccccaaaaagcAGGACAGAGCATGTTGTGTCAGCCAAATCTCCCACAGATGACAGAGGTGAAGCTGAGTCTGCTCAGGCAGGGATAGaccacatatatatttatatatataggtaGATATCTAAATCTTTCAGCTTATACTCCACAGAAAGAAGCTATCAGATTAATTGCATTTGAAGTGCATCTGAGGTGTCTACCCTGCAGGATGTAGGAAATCACATCCCTGAATTTTCCATATTTCTACTAAAGTAGGAACCTAAATGACCAACTCAGAGACAGACATTATCACATCAAAGTCTGAGGTTGCTGTCCAAACCCTTCCTACCATCCCTCTGATCCTTGTTTTCTGGGGATACAAAGAGGATTCAGAACTTCCCATCAGCATCTTTTTTCTAGAGATGTAAAAAGTGTGCTGAGAGCAGCCTGTCCTTAGGGGCAAATaacccccctctcctccccaccccacatcTGGATCCTTTTGTGTGTTCCAGGGAGCAGTTGTTGCCGTGACTGGAGATGGAGTCAACGACTCCCCCGCTCTTAAAAAAGCAGATATTGGAATTGCCATGGGCATTGCTGGCTCTGATGCAGCTAAAAATGCAGCTGATATGGTTCTGCTGGATGATAACTTTGCTTCTATCGTCACAGGAGTGGAGGAAGGTAAAAATAATGTTGCTGCCCACTTTCTGAGCTGAGAGCTGCTGTCACACAGCACTGGCCAGCCCTCCTGATCCTTCCCCCCTGCACTcacctcctcttttttttttctttctggatttgGAAATGTGATTTTGATATTTGGGGAAATTGGGAATTAATTCCACTTATACACATGAAAGTCATCCCCTCTCTCACACAGCATTGATTTGCTACTGCTGTTTGATCAAGCTGCAAAGGCACTTCCCAGCTTGTTCCCATTAGAATACAAATAGTTTCCTCTACATTTTCAGTCTGTTATTTGCTCCACTCTCACCATAAATATTCTGGAGTATCCATTAAAACCACAGCATGTTGTGGAATGGGACTTTTCCCCTCAAACTTTCTCATTGAAAGAGGGTTTTTATTACACTTGAATCTTCAGGAGGCTCTAAGGGAAGGTAGGttagcagttaaaaaaaacaaaaaacaaacaaacaaaaaaaaaaccacaacaaaaataacCTGTAAAATGCATGAGGAAACATATGAGGAAAGTTGACATAAACAGTAAATGTTTTCACTTCATTTAGCtaaaaatggaacatttttcctggaaaacactTAAGAATTCACTTTTACACAAGctgtttccttctcccccagGCCGCCTGATCTTTGACAACCTGAAGAAAACCATTGCCTACACCCTGACCAAGAACATTGCTGAGCTCTGCCCCTTTCTCATCTACATCATTGCCAGCATTCCAATGCCCATTGGCACCATCACCATCCTGTTCATTGACCTGGGCACAGACATTGTAAGTCATGCTTGAAGTCATGTTTAAAGTCATTTTCTGCTGGAATTTCAAGCTAGAGGGGCTGGGTGCAAAGGGAATGCAGAACAGAGGAAGGTTTCCCTGCCTTACCCTGCAGCCCAGTAACAAGGTAGTGAAAGAAGAAGTTAAAAGCAGCCAGGGGTAGAGAAAGAAGAgtagaaaacaacaaaccaccTGCAGAGGGGGAGCAGGAAGCAAAACCTGTGCTGACAAGAACAATCAGAAGTGAGCAAATACCAGTGTTTCAATCAAGAGATCCCAGAAATCACTGCAGTTACTGTAGGGGATGAACACCAGATATTTCACCAGAGCCAAGGCACTTGAAAGGACCTTTGATGTTTTTTTCATATCCTCCAGCTCTTTCTGTTGTCATGGGATCACCAGACCTAGGAAACAGTCTCAGACCCCCCTCAAACCCTTGAAACCTGTCTAGGGAACACCCCAGGGATCCTTCTGTCCCCTTTGGATCCTGACAAGGCAGCACACGTGAACAGAACCCACCTGAGAACTGAAACTTTGCTGAGAAACACCCGAGAAACGGGTCAGtgctgcccccagggctctgatgggttgtttctgctgcagatCCCCTCGGTGGCTCTGGCCTACGAGAAAGCTGAGAGCGACATCATGAACAGGAGACCCCGCAACAAGAGGAAAGACCGGCTGGTGAACGAGCAGCTGGCAGTGTACTCCTACCTGCAGATAGGTAGGTTGGCCTCCCAGACACTGCCTGGCATCAGCAAAGCAAGGCAGAGTCAAGCTgagccatttttttaaaaaaaaaaacagagctgaaacTCGACTCCTTCCTCTGCAAATTTACCAACTCCCTTCTATTGTTCAACACCACAACAGGGTTTTATCTACAGGGAGCACCAAGAGCTCTAAAACTACCTGTAGGCTCATGGCATGTTCCCCAGAGCCCCTTAATCTGGTTCTTCCTCACTGCAGCCCTTTGATTTTGCAGGTATCATGCAGTCAGTGGGAGCCTTTGTGACCTATTTCACAGTCTATGCTGAGCAAGGTTTCCTCCCTTCCACCTTGCTGGGTGTGAGGGTCAACTGGGAAAGCAATGCCATCAATGACTTTGAGGATTCCTATGGACAGCAGTGGGTAAGGAAGCATTGAAAATCCCTTGCACTGCCTCCCCTTAAAAATTTTATACTCTCCTCAAAAATTCTATACTCTCCTCcgaaataaagaaaggaaaaggagatttaAACGCAATTATAATTAGTTGCCACGCAATGTTCCTTCAGGATACACTCTTTAGAGCTTCCTGGCACCCAGCTTTCATTCAGCCTCCATTCTTTCATTCATTCTTCTACACTTCCTCATTCAGAGCCCCTGGGGACGCACCTTCTTCTCTGGACTGTGGGTTTAAGCCCATCCAAATCAATCACAGGCATCATgtctcagccctgctcctgaACAGCACCCCGCAAACAGTACTTTGCAGTCCCtgcctccccctttccctcctcactCCCCCTCACTCATCCTGCAGAAATCACAAGGCAGAAGGCACCAATAAATGAACACAAACACCTCCTCACCCCCAGCTCGTGCTGCAGCCTCGTGACTCAGGCACAGCACCTGTTGGACTAAAACTGGCCCAAATCTGATCCCTGTGGATCTACATCTGGAATAACTCTGCATTTACACCTTGGGAGCTGAAATAAACCCTACTCTCGAGTTTTGCAGCCTCCTGCACGAGATGTGAGTGTCTGATAGAACACTctctgatttttccttctctttgcagaCTAAATACCAGAGGACCTATCTGCAGTGGACAGGCTACACTGCCTTCTTTGTGAGCATCACCATTCAACAAGTTGCTGACCTGATCATCAGGAAAACACGGAGAAATTCCATTTTCCGGCAGGGCCTTTTCAGGTGAGTTTTGCAGATTTGACACGTGGGatcccagaatgggttgggttggaagggaccttaaagatcacccagttccacccctttgccaccttccaccagatcaggctgctccaacatccagcctggccttggacactttcagggttggggcagccacagcttccccgggcaacctgtgccagggcctccccaccctaCAGTAAGGAattctttcctaatatctaatctaaacccagGTTTCAAGTTATCCTACAGCTCATTTCAGGAGCAGGTCAGCTCAGTGATTTGACCCACTCACGTTCAGCCTTTGCACAAAGACCAAGTCTGGCCTCAAGCAACCACAAATCTCAGACAAACATTTTACTCCACCTCTCCTCCCCCCCTTTCCTGCTTCAGGAgagtggttttcttttaaagcaaggCATTGTATTCATTATCCTGAAAATGCATCAGCTTTAAACTAACTCTCCATTCATTAAAATGctcactataaaaaaaaaaaaaggggggggggagtttCCTTTCCAGATTATTTTCTCAACTTCTTTATGTAGTTATCAACAGATAGCACGTTTGGAGCTCTCTGAGATAACTCCAAGCTCCAGAAGGGGAGATACCAGCTGGCCACCCTCTGCACCCTTCAATCCCATGGGAGCCAGGGAATTCAAAATATCTACTGGGACAGAGGCCACAGAGC comes from the Chiroxiphia lanceolata isolate bChiLan1 chromosome 23, bChiLan1.pri, whole genome shotgun sequence genome and includes:
- the ATP12A gene encoding potassium-transporting ATPase alpha chain 2; the protein is MVKKRSDVYSVEIYGTKDLQKTEIEDEDEKHKDLKGNKNKKKTEELKKELDLDDHKLSVSDLEKKYGTSIDKGLSSARAAEILARDGPNALTPPKATPEIVKFLKQMVGGFSILLWIGAVFSWISFAIQLVQGAESPFDNLYLGVVLALVVILTGIFAYYQEAKSTNIMASFSKMIPQQALVIRDAEKKELPADQLVVGDLVEIKGGDRIPADIRLISAQGCKVDNSSLTGESEPQSRSCDFTHENPLETRNIAFYSTTCVEGTATGIVINTGDRTIIGRIASLASGVGNEKTPIAIEIEHFVFLVAGVAVSVGVLFFIISVSMRYQILDSIIFLIGIIVANVPEGLLATVTVSLSLTAKRMAKKNCLVKNLEAVETLGSTSIICSDKTGTLTQNRMTVAHLWFDNQIYSADTSEDQTTQPFDQTSPSWTALSKIVTLCNRAEFRPGQENLPIMKRVVVGDASETALLKFSEVILGDVMDIRARNKKVAEIPFNSTNKFQLSIHETDDPSDKRFLLVMKGAPERILERCSTIMINGKEEPLDSEKAEAFQTAYMELGGMGERVLGFCHLYLPENEFPDTYQFDTDSMNFPTSNLCFVGLLSMIDPPRSTVPDAVSKCRSAGIKVIMVTGDHPITAKAIAKSVGIISATSETVEDIAKRLNIPVEQVNRREATAAVVNGMELKDMNSEQLDEILCNHSEIVFARTSPQQKLIIVEGCQRQGAVVAVTGDGVNDSPALKKADIGIAMGIAGSDAAKNAADMVLLDDNFASIVTGVEEGRLIFDNLKKTIAYTLTKNIAELCPFLIYIIASIPMPIGTITILFIDLGTDIIPSVALAYEKAESDIMNRRPRNKRKDRLVNEQLAVYSYLQIGIMQSVGAFVTYFTVYAEQGFLPSTLLGVRVNWESNAINDFEDSYGQQWTKYQRTYLQWTGYTAFFVSITIQQVADLIIRKTRRNSIFRQGLFRNKVIWVGIFSQIGIALILTYGLGHVTALNFTPLRFQYWFVAVPFAILIWVYDEIRKLLIRRYPGSWWDKNMYY